A window from Hoeflea sp. IMCC20628 encodes these proteins:
- a CDS encoding ABC transporter ATP-binding protein: protein MFGTGSNAFRALDDVSVDIRKNEFFTLLGPSGCGKTTLLRLIAGFEQPTSGAILLDGADLSARPPYQRPVNTVFQNYALFPHMTVSENISFGLEMLGRPKDQIKSVTADMLRLVQLEAMADRRITQISGGQQQRVALARALAPQPKVLLLDEPLSALDLQLRKEMQLELKRLQTDTGITFVFVTHDQDEALTMSDRIAVMNGGEILQIGSPREIYDKPQHRFVAGFIGEINLLPAQAMGEGEYSIAGVGMLRSSDASGLSKGAAATLAVRPERITLSKPSAATLPGVISNVVYHGTDTIFHFKLADGLEMRARSQNNTAQTRSFAKGDDIGWSVDATSVSVLADDPS, encoded by the coding sequence ATCTTTGGTACGGGGTCCAACGCTTTCCGCGCCCTTGACGATGTGTCCGTGGACATCAGGAAGAACGAGTTCTTCACGCTGCTTGGACCTTCCGGCTGCGGGAAAACAACGCTGCTGCGGCTGATTGCAGGTTTTGAACAACCGACGTCTGGCGCGATTTTGCTCGACGGGGCCGATCTTTCGGCAAGGCCGCCCTATCAGCGTCCGGTCAATACGGTTTTCCAGAACTACGCCTTGTTTCCGCATATGACGGTTTCCGAAAACATCTCGTTCGGACTGGAGATGTTGGGACGCCCCAAAGATCAGATCAAATCTGTCACCGCAGACATGCTGCGGTTGGTGCAGCTTGAAGCCATGGCTGATCGCCGGATCACACAAATTTCGGGTGGCCAGCAACAGCGCGTGGCGCTGGCGCGGGCACTGGCGCCGCAGCCCAAGGTGCTGTTGCTGGATGAGCCTTTGTCAGCGCTTGATCTGCAACTGCGCAAGGAGATGCAACTGGAACTCAAGCGGCTGCAGACCGACACCGGAATTACCTTTGTCTTCGTCACCCACGATCAGGATGAGGCACTGACCATGTCAGACCGGATTGCGGTGATGAATGGTGGCGAAATCCTCCAGATCGGATCACCGCGCGAAATTTACGACAAGCCGCAACACCGGTTCGTTGCAGGCTTTATCGGCGAGATCAATTTGCTGCCGGCCCAAGCCATGGGCGAGGGCGAATACTCGATTGCTGGTGTCGGAATGTTGCGCTCCAGTGACGCATCCGGGTTGAGCAAGGGAGCCGCAGCCACACTGGCGGTCCGGCCTGAACGGATCACGCTGTCAAAGCCTTCGGCAGCGACCTTGCCCGGTGTCATTTCCAATGTGGTCTATCACGGCACCGACACGATCTTTCATTTCAAGCTGGCCGATGGCCTGGAGATGCGGGCGCGCTCGCAGAACAACACGGCTCAAACCCGGTCCTTCGCCAAGGGCGATGACATTGGCTGGTCCGTCGATGCGACCTCGGTTTCCGTTCTGGCCGATGATCCGTCATGA
- a CDS encoding ABC transporter permease, producing the protein MTRAGKNTMFRALLIGPALLAITVFMIVPLGLMAYISFRERDYSGGVLWDQFSAEAYVRLFFERELDGTLALNFNYMFIILRSVWLSFLTMVISLAVGLPVAMFMATRDRKWKAVLVFMVTLPFWTNLLVRNYAWILLLRDHGTINSTLMWLGIISEPLPLLHNAFAVAVGLTYSFLPFMVLPIYSSLEKMDFRLVEASFDLYANRWQTIRRVILPLALPGIVAGCVLVFVPALGAYITPELLGGGKTLMIGNLIGFQFGAARNWPFGAALGLFLLTMVLVSLALYARRYRGELEGSQ; encoded by the coding sequence ATGACCCGGGCCGGCAAAAACACCATGTTCCGGGCTCTGTTGATCGGTCCTGCATTGCTGGCGATCACTGTCTTTATGATCGTGCCGCTGGGGTTGATGGCCTATATCTCGTTTCGGGAAAGGGACTATTCCGGCGGCGTGCTGTGGGACCAGTTCAGCGCTGAGGCCTATGTCAGGCTGTTTTTTGAGCGCGAGCTTGATGGCACTCTGGCGCTGAACTTCAATTACATGTTCATCATCCTGCGCTCGGTCTGGCTGTCGTTCCTGACCATGGTGATTTCGCTGGCCGTGGGGCTGCCGGTGGCGATGTTCATGGCGACGCGGGACCGCAAATGGAAAGCGGTTCTGGTGTTCATGGTGACGTTGCCATTCTGGACCAATCTTCTGGTGCGCAACTACGCCTGGATCCTGCTGCTGCGCGACCATGGCACGATCAATTCCACACTCATGTGGCTCGGCATCATTTCTGAGCCGTTGCCGCTTTTGCACAATGCTTTCGCGGTGGCGGTGGGTCTGACCTATTCGTTTTTGCCGTTCATGGTTCTGCCGATCTATTCGAGCCTTGAGAAAATGGATTTTCGGCTGGTCGAAGCCTCTTTCGATCTCTATGCCAACCGCTGGCAAACCATCAGGAGGGTCATTCTGCCGCTGGCCTTACCTGGAATCGTTGCCGGCTGCGTGCTGGTATTTGTTCCGGCGCTGGGCGCTTATATCACGCCGGAACTGCTCGGCGGCGGCAAGACATTGATGATCGGCAACCTGATCGGGTTCCAGTTTGGCGCTGCGCGCAACTGGCCGTTCGGTGCAGCCCTTGGCCTGTTCCTGCTGACGATGGTTCTTGTTTCCCTTGCGCTTTATGCCCGGCGCTATCGCGGTGAGCTGGAGGGATCGCAATGA
- a CDS encoding ABC transporter permease — translation MRLNPFRSRAFPGDARHWPGLFTATAAFFAYVYLPILILVALSFNENRTVTVWTGFSLDWYKMAFANRDIVSAATNSLIIASIASVTATTLATLAALRMASNDRFLGKTGINAVFALPITVPEIVPAVATLMFFASLGLTFGLGTVIIGHIVFCIPFAYLPIRARLEGMDPKIGEAAADLYANPIQAFWRVTLPQLVPGILSGLVLAFIISLDDFVTTFFLGGAGSTTLPIYIFGLVRTGVTPEVNAISSLMLLLSLSLVSLSLFLGRDQNRKSGPD, via the coding sequence ATGAGGCTCAATCCGTTCCGCAGTCGCGCCTTTCCGGGTGACGCCCGGCATTGGCCGGGACTGTTCACCGCCACGGCTGCATTCTTTGCCTATGTCTATCTGCCGATACTGATCCTGGTGGCACTGTCGTTCAACGAGAACCGGACCGTGACGGTCTGGACCGGGTTCTCGCTCGACTGGTACAAGATGGCATTCGCCAACAGAGACATTGTCAGTGCGGCGACCAATTCGCTGATCATCGCATCGATCGCCTCGGTGACTGCGACGACGCTTGCCACGCTGGCGGCGCTGCGGATGGCGAGCAATGACAGATTCCTGGGCAAGACCGGCATCAATGCGGTGTTTGCGCTGCCGATCACTGTTCCCGAAATCGTGCCGGCCGTGGCCACGCTGATGTTCTTTGCCAGCCTTGGCCTGACCTTCGGGCTCGGCACCGTGATCATCGGTCATATCGTGTTTTGCATTCCCTTTGCCTACCTGCCGATCCGGGCGCGGCTTGAAGGCATGGACCCGAAGATCGGCGAGGCAGCGGCGGATCTGTACGCCAATCCGATCCAGGCATTCTGGCGGGTGACGCTGCCGCAACTTGTTCCGGGGATACTCTCAGGTCTTGTGCTGGCCTTCATCATCTCTCTGGATGATTTCGTCACCACATTCTTTCTCGGCGGCGCGGGGTCGACCACGTTGCCCATCTACATCTTCGGTTTGGTGAGAACCGGCGTCACTCCGGAGGTCAATGCGATCTCCTCGCTGATGCTGCTCTTGTCGCTCTCTCTTGTCTCCCTGTCGCTCTTCCTGGGACGGGACCAAAATCGGAAATCAGGGCCCGATTGA